The following are encoded together in the Parabacteroides chongii genome:
- a CDS encoding sulfotransferase family protein, whose amino-acid sequence MGLLEFDKLPINTLVGADWKTFKAVTADKTIDKGFRNKYYLTKSVCRLLSLLQPFEDARYRKIADKPLEMDPVFILGHWRSGTTFVHNVFSCDKHFGYNTTYQTVFPNLMLWGQPFFKKNMSFLMPDKRPTDNMELKVDLPQEEEFALANMMPYTYYNFWFFPKHMLEYCDRYLLFDNATEEELKIFKETFLKLVKISLWNTHGSQFLSKNPPHTGRVKTLLEMFPNAKFIYLKRNPYTVFESTRSFFTNTIQPLRLQDITNEQIESNLIEVYRRLFYKFEEQKGLIPEGNLVEVKFEDFEQDAYAMTEDIYRKLNLPGFEASKDEIGKYLGKKKGYKKNQYKYDDRTVKIVEENWGMALKEWGYSL is encoded by the coding sequence ATGGGGTTGCTGGAATTTGATAAATTGCCAATCAATACGCTGGTTGGTGCGGACTGGAAAACGTTCAAGGCTGTGACAGCCGATAAAACGATCGACAAAGGTTTTCGCAACAAGTATTATCTGACAAAATCGGTATGCCGTCTGCTTAGTTTACTGCAACCTTTTGAAGATGCCCGTTATCGTAAGATCGCGGACAAGCCGCTGGAAATGGACCCGGTATTCATCCTGGGCCATTGGCGTAGCGGTACGACATTTGTACACAACGTATTTTCGTGTGACAAGCATTTCGGCTACAATACCACCTATCAGACGGTATTTCCAAATCTGATGCTTTGGGGGCAACCTTTCTTCAAGAAGAATATGTCATTCTTGATGCCCGACAAACGCCCGACCGACAATATGGAGTTGAAGGTCGACCTTCCGCAGGAAGAGGAGTTTGCTCTGGCGAATATGATGCCGTATACGTATTATAATTTTTGGTTTTTCCCAAAGCATATGCTGGAGTATTGCGACCGCTACCTCTTGTTTGACAATGCTACGGAAGAAGAATTGAAAATATTCAAGGAAACATTCCTGAAACTTGTCAAGATCTCGCTTTGGAATACGCACGGTTCACAGTTCCTGAGTAAGAACCCGCCGCATACCGGACGTGTAAAGACGTTGCTGGAGATGTTTCCGAATGCCAAATTTATTTATTTGAAGCGCAATCCTTATACCGTATTTGAAAGTACACGCAGTTTCTTTACAAATACGATACAGCCGCTTCGTTTGCAGGATATCACTAATGAACAGATTGAAAGCAATCTTATCGAAGTATACCGCCGCTTGTTCTACAAATTTGAAGAACAGAAAGGGCTGATCCCTGAAGGTAACCTGGTAGAAGTCAAATTCGAGGATTTCGAACAGGATGCTTATGCCATGACCGAAGATATTTACCGTAAATTAAACCTGCCGGGTTTTGAAGCGTCTAAGGACGAAATCGGAAAATATCTGGGTAAGAAGAAGGGATATAAGAAGAACCAGTACAAATACGACGACCGTACGGTGAAGATCGTGGAAGAGAACTGGGGAATGGCTCTGAAAGAGTGGGGGTATTCATTATAA
- the ligA gene encoding NAD-dependent DNA ligase LigA: protein MIEAKIKALRDELEQHNYNYYVLSAPTISDREFDEKMKELQALEEAHPEFADPHSPTQRVGSDLSKEFEQVVHQYPMLSLGNTYSEEEIRDFYERTERALNEPFEIVAELKYDGTSISLIYEDGRLVRAVTRGDGTRGDDVTANVKTIRSVPLKLRGENYPANFELRGEILLPWAEFDRLNKEREEQEEPLFANPRNAASGTLKQQNPAIVASRKLDAYFYYLLGENLPADGHYENLQIARTWGFKIPDVIRKCNSLQDIFDYIAYWDVERKNLPVATDGIVLKVNSLRQQKNLGFTAKSPRWAIAYKFQAERAVTRLNFVSFQVGRTGAVTPVANLEPVLLAGTTVKRASLHNADIIEGLDLHLGDNVYVEKGGEIIPKIVGVDVDSRSMLLGAKVTFIKTCPECGTLLYRPEGEAAHYCPNESGCPPQIKGRIEHFVTRRAMNINMGPETVEDLFEAGLVRNVADLYTLKTEDLLSLERWAEKSARNLMASLEESKQVPFERVLFGLGIRYVGETVAKRLASAFHSMEQLKDASLEALTEVDEIGERIARSVVDYFADEDNRILVARLQVAGLQMAVAEEVLANRSDKLKGLTIVISGTFSQHSRDEYKAMIEQHGGKNSGSVSGKTDYILAGDNMGPAKLEKAAKLGVKIINEDEFLNMLAE from the coding sequence ATGATTGAGGCAAAGATTAAAGCACTTCGTGATGAGCTGGAGCAACATAATTACAATTATTATGTACTTTCCGCACCGACTATATCAGACCGTGAGTTTGATGAGAAGATGAAAGAATTACAGGCATTGGAGGAAGCCCATCCTGAATTTGCCGATCCGCATTCACCTACGCAACGGGTAGGAAGCGACTTGTCGAAAGAATTCGAGCAGGTCGTACACCAATATCCGATGCTTTCTTTGGGGAACACCTATTCTGAAGAAGAGATACGTGATTTCTATGAGCGGACAGAACGTGCTTTGAACGAGCCTTTTGAGATTGTTGCCGAACTGAAATATGACGGTACTTCCATCTCTCTGATCTATGAAGACGGACGCCTGGTTCGTGCCGTTACCCGTGGCGACGGAACCCGGGGGGATGATGTGACGGCAAATGTAAAGACGATCCGTTCGGTCCCTTTGAAGTTACGCGGGGAAAATTATCCGGCTAACTTTGAACTCCGCGGAGAGATATTACTTCCGTGGGCGGAGTTCGACCGCCTGAATAAGGAGCGTGAAGAACAGGAAGAACCACTCTTCGCCAACCCGCGTAATGCCGCTTCCGGTACATTGAAACAGCAGAATCCGGCTATCGTGGCTTCACGTAAGCTGGATGCCTATTTCTATTATTTGCTGGGTGAGAACCTCCCTGCCGACGGGCATTATGAGAACTTGCAGATTGCCCGTACCTGGGGATTCAAAATACCGGATGTGATCCGTAAATGTAACAGCTTGCAGGATATCTTCGACTATATCGCTTATTGGGATGTGGAACGGAAGAACCTGCCGGTAGCAACGGACGGTATCGTACTGAAAGTAAACTCACTTCGCCAGCAGAAGAACCTGGGCTTCACAGCTAAGAGTCCGCGCTGGGCGATCGCTTATAAATTCCAGGCGGAGCGGGCGGTAACCCGTCTGAATTTTGTCTCTTTCCAGGTAGGACGAACAGGGGCGGTTACGCCGGTTGCCAATCTGGAGCCTGTATTGCTTGCCGGAACGACCGTGAAACGAGCTTCTTTGCATAATGCGGATATCATAGAAGGACTGGATTTGCATCTGGGCGATAATGTATATGTGGAAAAAGGAGGGGAGATCATCCCGAAGATCGTGGGGGTCGATGTCGATTCCCGTTCGATGTTACTGGGTGCGAAGGTCACTTTCATCAAGACTTGTCCGGAATGCGGTACGCTTTTGTATCGCCCCGAAGGGGAAGCGGCGCACTACTGTCCGAACGAATCCGGCTGTCCTCCACAGATAAAAGGGCGTATCGAACATTTCGTTACTCGTCGGGCGATGAATATAAATATGGGCCCCGAGACAGTAGAGGACTTGTTTGAAGCAGGTCTGGTCAGGAATGTTGCAGACTTGTATACACTGAAGACGGAAGACCTGTTGAGCCTGGAACGTTGGGCGGAGAAGAGTGCCCGTAATTTGATGGCAAGCCTGGAAGAATCCAAACAGGTTCCTTTTGAACGTGTATTGTTCGGATTGGGCATTCGTTATGTCGGTGAGACGGTGGCTAAACGTCTGGCTTCGGCTTTTCATTCGATGGAGCAATTGAAGGATGCTTCGTTGGAGGCACTGACGGAGGTGGACGAGATCGGTGAACGTATCGCACGCAGTGTGGTCGATTATTTTGCCGATGAAGACAATCGTATATTGGTTGCCCGCCTGCAAGTGGCCGGATTACAGATGGCTGTGGCGGAAGAAGTCTTGGCGAACCGTTCTGACAAATTGAAGGGACTGACGATCGTGATCAGTGGAACCTTCTCTCAGCATTCGCGCGACGAATATAAAGCTATGATCGAACAGCATGGCGGAAAGAACAGTGGTTCTGTTTCCGGTAAAACGGATTATATCCTTGCCGGGGATAATATGGGGCCGGCGAAACTGGAAAAGGCAGCTAAGCTGGGAGTAAAGATTATCAACGAGGATGAATTCTTAAATATGTTGGCAGAATGA
- a CDS encoding DUF6913 domain-containing protein, with product MRLTNHFIRKKVKELAGQAGKRQSHFCTLKDARHILVLFDAGDSSVVEPCLETLRMMHKNINVCTYVSGDTVPEVNPSYMVVHAKTDLDMWYIPQDAILKKFCACDADILIDLTRGGNYVMQYLLLKHPGTFKVGARSSELDLYDLTISVTENADIKHIFGHILFYLQTIRSK from the coding sequence ATGAGATTGACGAACCATTTTATCCGTAAAAAAGTAAAGGAACTGGCTGGACAGGCCGGGAAGCGTCAGAGTCATTTCTGCACTTTGAAGGATGCCCGCCATATTCTGGTTTTGTTCGATGCCGGGGATAGCAGCGTCGTCGAGCCTTGTCTTGAAACATTGCGTATGATGCATAAGAATATCAATGTTTGTACGTATGTATCCGGCGATACGGTTCCTGAAGTGAATCCGTCCTACATGGTTGTACACGCTAAGACGGATTTGGATATGTGGTATATACCCCAGGATGCTATACTGAAAAAGTTCTGTGCCTGTGACGCCGATATACTTATCGACCTTACACGTGGAGGTAATTATGTCATGCAATACTTATTGCTGAAGCATCCCGGTACTTTTAAAGTCGGGGCAAGGAGTAGTGAGCTCGATTTGTACGATCTCACTATTTCTGTGACAGAAAACGCTGATATAAAGCATATATTCGGACATATCTTATTTTATTTGCAAACAATCCGCTCCAAATGA
- the dapA gene encoding 4-hydroxy-tetrahydrodipicolinate synthase, giving the protein MADINLKGMGVALITPFKEDESVDYDALGKLVDYQLQNGTDYLVVLGTTAETPTLTEEEKKKIVDLIVTKVNGRIPIVLGVGGNCTRTIVDKLKNDNFDGIDAILSVVPYYNKPSQEGIYQHYKAIAEATKLPIVLYNVPGRTGVNMSAATTLRIAREFKNVVAVKEASGNITQMDDIIKNKPANFNVISGDDGITFPLITLGAIGVISVIGNAFPREFSRMVRLALAGDYDNARKIHHGFTELFELLFVDGNPAGAKSMLNAMGFIENKLRLPLVPTRITTFEKIRDVLRQLSIKC; this is encoded by the coding sequence ATGGCAGACATAAATTTGAAAGGAATGGGTGTGGCTTTGATCACTCCCTTTAAAGAAGACGAAAGTGTGGATTATGATGCGTTAGGCAAACTGGTTGATTACCAGTTGCAGAACGGAACAGATTATTTGGTAGTATTAGGAACTACCGCAGAAACTCCAACCCTCACTGAAGAAGAAAAAAAGAAAATTGTCGATCTTATTGTGACGAAGGTAAATGGACGTATCCCCATTGTTTTAGGCGTGGGCGGAAACTGTACCCGTACGATCGTTGATAAATTAAAGAACGATAACTTCGATGGTATCGACGCGATTTTGTCTGTCGTGCCTTATTATAATAAACCTTCACAGGAAGGTATCTACCAGCATTATAAGGCGATTGCCGAAGCAACCAAACTTCCGATCGTATTATATAACGTACCGGGAAGAACGGGCGTCAATATGAGTGCTGCAACAACACTTCGTATTGCACGTGAATTCAAGAATGTAGTTGCGGTGAAAGAAGCTTCCGGAAATATCACGCAGATGGACGATATCATCAAGAATAAGCCTGCAAACTTTAATGTTATTTCAGGTGACGATGGCATCACCTTCCCGTTGATCACATTGGGGGCTATCGGTGTTATTTCTGTTATCGGTAATGCTTTCCCACGTGAATTCAGCCGTATGGTACGTCTGGCTTTGGCTGGCGATTACGACAATGCCCGTAAAATTCATCATGGTTTCACCGAATTGTTCGAGCTGTTGTTTGTGGATGGTAATCCGGCAGGAGCGAAGAGTATGTTGAATGCCATGGGATTCATTGAAAACAAATTGCGTTTGCCATTGGTGCCGACACGTATCACGACTTTCGAGAAGATCCGTGATGTGTTGCGCCAGTTGAGCATCAAATGCTGA
- a CDS encoding AMP-binding protein: protein MENRFLGLIENSIKEHWDLPAFSDYNGHTYHYKDVARRIEKFHIILEHAGIKKGDKVALVGRNSSNWAICFFGILAYGAVAVPILHEFKPDNIHHIVNHSGAKAVLAGANNWENMNEQMMPDVKLFMMLDNFSIIKSKNKDVRVVRDRINEYFGKKYPRSFTSADVKYHTEQPEELAVLNYTSGTTSFSKGVMIPFRSLWSNTQFAYDNLPFIHPGDSVVCMLPMAHMYGLAFEILNCVNKGCHVHFLTRTPSPKIIAEAFARVKPALILAVPLIIEKIVKNKIFPELEKPLIKLLLKVPYLDQKVLDTIAKKLNDSFGGKFGEVVIGGAALNKEVEEFLRSIKFRYTVGYGMTECGPLVAYEQWDTFKKGSVGRIVDRMEVRIDSADPAKEVGEILVRGMNVMLGYYKNPEATKAVMMRDGWMRTGDLGTIDSDGFLYIRGRSKTMILGPNGQNIYPEEIEDRLNNMLYVAESLIISQGGKLVALIYPDWEQVDKAGIQHSEIEKLMQQNVDLLNAEMPSYSKVSCFKLYQEEFEKTPKRSIKRYLYQPAEEN, encoded by the coding sequence ATGGAAAATCGTTTCTTAGGACTTATCGAGAACAGCATCAAGGAACATTGGGACCTTCCCGCTTTCTCTGATTATAATGGACACACGTACCATTATAAAGATGTGGCCCGCCGTATAGAAAAATTTCATATAATACTCGAACATGCAGGGATCAAGAAGGGAGACAAAGTGGCTTTGGTGGGGCGTAACTCGTCCAACTGGGCGATCTGCTTCTTCGGCATCCTGGCGTATGGAGCCGTAGCCGTCCCGATCCTGCACGAATTCAAACCGGACAACATCCATCATATCGTCAATCACTCGGGAGCCAAAGCCGTCCTGGCAGGAGCAAATAACTGGGAGAATATGAACGAACAGATGATGCCCGATGTGAAACTGTTCATGATGCTGGATAATTTCTCCATCATCAAAAGTAAGAACAAGGATGTACGCGTGGTACGCGACAGGATCAATGAATATTTCGGAAAGAAATATCCCCGTTCGTTTACTTCTGCTGATGTGAAATATCATACAGAACAACCGGAAGAACTGGCTGTATTGAATTATACCTCCGGGACCACCAGCTTCTCCAAAGGGGTTATGATCCCTTTCCGTAGTTTGTGGAGCAATACACAGTTTGCGTATGACAACCTGCCGTTTATCCATCCGGGAGACAGTGTGGTCTGCATGCTGCCGATGGCGCATATGTACGGCCTGGCTTTCGAGATACTGAACTGCGTAAACAAAGGTTGCCATGTGCACTTCCTGACACGTACGCCCAGCCCGAAGATCATTGCCGAGGCTTTCGCCCGTGTGAAACCGGCATTGATACTTGCCGTACCGCTTATCATTGAGAAAATCGTCAAGAACAAGATATTCCCGGAACTGGAAAAGCCTCTAATCAAGTTATTGCTGAAAGTTCCATATCTCGACCAGAAAGTACTCGACACGATTGCCAAGAAGCTGAACGATTCCTTCGGGGGTAAATTCGGTGAAGTGGTTATCGGCGGAGCTGCATTGAATAAAGAGGTGGAAGAGTTCCTGCGTTCGATCAAATTCCGTTATACCGTAGGGTATGGAATGACGGAATGCGGTCCGTTGGTTGCTTACGAGCAATGGGATACTTTCAAGAAAGGTTCCGTCGGACGGATCGTCGACCGGATGGAAGTACGTATCGATTCTGCCGACCCTGCTAAAGAAGTCGGCGAGATCCTTGTCCGAGGCATGAATGTCATGTTGGGATATTATAAGAATCCGGAAGCGACCAAAGCGGTTATGATGCGCGACGGATGGATGCGGACAGGCGATCTCGGAACGATTGACTCCGATGGCTTCCTATATATTCGCGGACGTAGCAAGACGATGATACTCGGTCCGAACGGACAGAACATTTACCCGGAAGAGATTGAAGACCGCTTGAATAATATGTTGTATGTTGCCGAGTCACTGATCATCTCCCAGGGAGGTAAACTGGTAGCCCTGATCTATCCGGACTGGGAGCAGGTCGACAAGGCAGGTATCCAGCATTCTGAAATAGAAAAACTGATGCAGCAAAACGTCGACCTGCTGAATGCAGAAATGCCTTCCTACAGCAAGGTCTCCTGCTTTAAACTGTATCAGGAAGAATTTGAAAAGACACCCAAACGCAGTATCAAACGATATTTGTATCAGCCTGCAGAAGAAAATTAA
- a CDS encoding PCMD domain-containing protein has protein sequence MSPIKNILLFLFAGSQLSTMAGQEKVVPFAFGDMDQWVVREIQESGIIGGNKKHLYELGPTDTIVGNIAYHNKGGSPWANSNVMAKVAGVVKTNTSVFPEKRDDGWCARLETRMESVKVFGLVDIEVVAAGSVFLGTVHEPIKGTKNPQSMLNSGVPFTKKPKAIRFDYKVKSAPEKDRIRSTGFSRKSKVAGQDSIAAILFLQKRWEDKEGNVYAKRVGTMVQRYISSTDGWVNDATYPIMYGNISSHPDFEPYMRIQVEERYTMNSQGKSVPIQEIGWAEEDEEPTHMVLQFTSSHGGAYIGSPGNTFWIDNVKLIY, from the coding sequence ATGAGTCCTATAAAGAATATATTATTATTTTTGTTTGCGGGCAGTCAGCTATCCACGATGGCCGGACAAGAAAAGGTAGTCCCTTTTGCGTTTGGCGATATGGATCAATGGGTTGTCCGTGAGATCCAGGAATCCGGGATCATCGGAGGTAACAAAAAACACCTTTACGAACTGGGACCGACAGATACGATCGTCGGTAATATCGCTTATCATAACAAGGGAGGCTCACCTTGGGCAAACTCCAATGTGATGGCGAAAGTAGCCGGAGTTGTAAAGACGAACACTTCTGTTTTCCCTGAAAAGAGGGACGACGGCTGGTGTGCTCGTTTGGAGACACGTATGGAAAGTGTGAAAGTGTTCGGCCTGGTCGATATCGAAGTCGTTGCAGCCGGTTCTGTTTTTCTTGGTACGGTGCATGAGCCGATCAAAGGGACAAAGAATCCGCAGAGCATGTTGAACAGCGGCGTTCCTTTTACGAAAAAGCCGAAAGCGATCCGTTTTGACTACAAGGTCAAGTCGGCACCGGAAAAGGATCGTATCCGTAGTACGGGATTCAGCCGTAAGTCGAAAGTGGCAGGGCAGGATTCTATTGCAGCCATTCTGTTTTTGCAGAAACGCTGGGAAGATAAGGAAGGAAATGTATATGCCAAACGTGTCGGAACCATGGTGCAGCGTTATATCTCATCGACAGACGGCTGGGTGAACGATGCCACTTATCCGATCATGTATGGAAATATCTCTTCCCATCCTGATTTCGAACCGTACATGCGCATACAGGTTGAAGAACGTTATACGATGAACAGCCAGGGGAAAAGTGTCCCGATTCAGGAGATCGGCTGGGCGGAAGAAGATGAAGAACCTACTCATATGGTTCTGCAGTTCACTTCCAGCCACGGTGGTGCCTATATCGGTTCTCCGGGTAATACGTTTTGGATTGATAATGTAAAACTAATATATTAA